The following coding sequences lie in one Scatophagus argus isolate fScaArg1 chromosome 9, fScaArg1.pri, whole genome shotgun sequence genomic window:
- the mroh1 gene encoding maestro heat-like repeat-containing protein family member 1 isoform X2, translated as MDGTDVEQVTLALLDAATDKDSEVQEQVRKSILTLGKQQPDRVLAMCQDYLLKHPKLLVTHRVVILQTIELIVGCSIEKISNPRIKSIITLASDEMTRSKEVIPDWQQAASNILVAVGNKHINDIMEEILSKFQPGLLPHFFVVQTLANLSDSNVYGMVPFLNAILGTMLPMLCMAKQDNMKWVFSSALCHFSDSILEYLANLDKAPDPTVRKDTFSSEIYAAFDILFNNWLQSRESKLRLTVAEAVGSMCHLMANDKLEEQIPKLIPAILSLYKKNNEHYVISKSLCQVLDASVNMGSRVLETQLDSLLLALHQQVSAPVDYSNPPTVKNHNEVLRCFSLLANAFPDRLVMFVLQKLENSNERSRVGSLSVLRHLINSTTSTMESRKLLILASIRQPMADHSNKVKKRVVQVISAMAHHGYLELEGGELLVRFIVQHCALPDTYHRGQSPADPEEVTNEALRMMCDNTLHLLTTTVGRLADVLWPKLLYYLTPSQYSNATTPLCKSLLVLGNKKKNNQEPNFKIDFTQEVNLPSPQTILVRLLVNAAFPFSNRGHGVPSLSLLQILSVSIHPKTEIIWENEIPPLISVLEESTMESLDKKHWKEKLLKLLSKTLATMDDDKWVCQLAAEATRYLSTYNNALEEKSFLYRCIGVTLQQCFNKEVVKKQLQEILLAARHNDAVEREGVAMGVGLCANSHLEGTLAKLDEFGKSDAFKKSPSIFNLLKERNDVEVEKVKSTLILCYGQVALNAPPEKILNRIDQDILRCISKHFNTKDLTMKLSLIQSVGLIAKAISECVKKQGYIFSRKQELINVMLDFIKAEPADSLRTPVRHLVMTTCANLMPLDPVLSENESFDLLKVCVNSVFSLPAETHTPEKTKEEEILDPQQRKALYRDTLAALLELLNSVLARDPTPDGLQSVFKHIEPWLSSGQDHERERAVTATAHILAYYLDILTVKNMVSFHNLGALLGRLSPRCSDPHFAVRTAAIDCIYTLLYIQLRYEGFSLDYKEEAVDGLLPLKDRLENPDHSVLYKTCSDLTKVMSKRLPQEQLTTLVFMLFEGLVDSQTNCCRASSVILNTLLKNRGGGLQELVPEMLEVLHVRLQSITEEQVRVAAGQTVLILASQHLHTVVNTLVNQPLPYDSWTCEMWMALGADAIVASQIIEMVMEKLAIMAPYVEKKESMIRGGTIKVANHQPLAMTCGLKELLLNGQSQEPAVTLFPQLFSCLTVRLGASVGVSSPKDNTKHAASVHVAGVAADALRILLARAQLDEVIKRLDEDKALDAIKEPNTHITGVTLLARAMSKHAGPKLPAIVECLCPSLNNIYECQRITVTAFFSELLNHHVVTELMLIDVLMNNMMERISDPCCTVRMLSVRGLGNIAVGSPEKVNKYAKELLAAMSSGMEEKDDPGKLITLEAMSGLSKVLLYLDKKNVHLLVVYIFMKIKPFLESENDDIRCASIYLMGNLSKFGSGEPVFKDQIHNVLVSLLLHLADPNPQVVKACKYAMRVCAPVVGSEQISTMFQNHLHEDKSLHYGEFINDLTKYLIQDFPGMLNFYHISVVQFFKSNWPEVRAGAAMFIGFLLGNLPEEHFSHLNMGTITKGLVMLLQDPDPAVRVKAAEAMGHFP; from the exons GGAAC AGGTGACCCTGGCTCTCCTAGATGCGGCCACTGATAAAGACTCAGAGGTCCAGGAGCAGGTCAGAAAGTCTATATTGACCCTGGGAAAACAACAGCCAGACAGAGTATTGGCCATGTGTCAGGACTACCTTCTGAAACACCCAAAG TTGCTGGTGACTCACAGAGTTGTGATTCTTCAGACTATTGAGCTGATTGTGGGCTGCAGTATAGAGAAAATCAGCAACCCCAGGATAAAGAGCATCATTACTTTGGCCTCAGATGAGATGACACGATCAAAG GAAGTCATCCCTGATTGGCAGCAGGCAGCCAGTAACATCTTGGTTGCTGTGGGTAACAAACACATCAATGACATCATGGAGGAGATACTAAGCAAGTTTCAGCCAGGGCTCCTACCTCACTTTTTTGTGGTACAGACACTAGCCAACCTTTCTGACTCCAATG TTTACGGCATGGTGCCCTTCCTGAATGCTATTCTGGGCACTATGTTGCCTATGTTATGCATGGCCAAACAGGATAACATGAAGTGGGTCTTCTCTTCTG ctctgtgtcatTTCAGTGACAGTATCTTGGAGTACCTTGCCAACCTGGACAAGGCTCCAGATCCCACAGTCAGAAAAGACACATTCTCCAGTGAAATCTATGCTGCTTTTGACATTCTCTTCAATAATTGGTTACAAAGCAGGGAGTCTAAG TTGAGGCTAACAGTAGCTGAGGCAGTGGGCTCTATGTGCCATCTGATGGCCAATGATAAACTGGAGGAGCAGATTCCAAAACTCATTCCTGCCATCTTGTCCTTgtacaagaaaaacaatgagCACTATGTCATTAGTAAG AGTCTGTGTCAAGTGCTGGATGCTTCGGTCAACATGGGCAGCAGGGTGCTGGAGACACAGCTGGACAGTCTGCTCTTAGCACTGCATCAACAG GTGTCTGCCCCTGTTGATTACAGCAACCCTCCTACTGTCAAGAACCACAATGAAGTCCTACGCTGCTTCAGTTTACTAG CTAATGCCTTCCCAGACCGGCTGGTTATGTTTGTTCTTCAGAAGTTGGAGAACAGTAATGAGCGAAGCAGAGTGGGCTCCCTGTCTGTCCTTCGTCACCTCATCAACTCCACCA cttccacaatggagaGTAGGAAGCTGCTGATTCTGGCCAGCATCAGACAACCAATGGCTGACCACAGCAACAAG GTGAAGAAGCGTGTGGTCCAGGTGATCAGTGCGATGGCTCATCACGGCTACCTGGAGTTGGAGGGAGGGGAGTTACTGGTTCGATTCATTGTTCAGCACTGTGCCTTACCAGACACGTATCAC CGAGGCCAGAGTCCCGCAGATCCGGAGGAGGTGACAAACGAGGCACTGAGGATGATGTGTGACAACACTCTTCATCTCCTGACCACCACTGTTGGACGACTAGCTGAT gTGCTGTGGCCAAAGCTGCTGTACTATCTGACTCCTTCTCAGTACAGCAATGCCACCACTCCTCTGTGCAAGAGTCTGCTAGTGCTGGGtaacaagaagaaaaataaccagGAGCCCAACTTCAAAATAGACTTTACACAGGAAG TCAATCTGCCCTCTCCTCAAACAATTTTGGTCAGACTGCTG GTGAATGCAGCGTTCCCGTTCAGTAACAGAGGTCATGGAgttccatccctctctctgcttcaaATTCTCAGTGTCAGCATCCACCCCAAAACAGAGATAATCTGGGAGAATGAGATTCCTCCTCTGATCTCAGTTCTAGAGG AGTCAACAATGGAGAGCCTGGATAAGAAGCACTGGAAAGAAAAGTTGCTAAAG CTCTTGTCTAAAACCCTGGCTACTATGGATGATGACAAGTGGGTATGTCAGTTGGCAGCTGAGGCAACAAGGTACCTCTCCACGTATAACAACGCCTTAGAGGAGAAG AGTTTCCTGTATCGATGTATAGGAGTGACTCTCCAACAGTGTTTCAATAAGGAGGTGGTTAAAAAACAGCTTCAGGAAATCCTCCTCGCAGCGCGACACAATGATGCTGTGGAAAGAGAG GGAGTTGCAATGGGCGTAGGTCTGTGTGCCAACAGCCACTTAGAGGGAACTCTGGCCaagctggatgagtttggcAAATCAGACGCCTTCAAGAAGTCACCAAGTATCTTCAACCTTCTCAAA GAGCGTAATGATGTTGAGGTGGAGAAGGTGAAAAGCACATTAATCCTGTGTTATGGTCAAGTGGCTCTGAATGCACCTCCAGAGAAAATTCTGAACCGCATTGATCAAGACATCCTTCGTTGCATCAGTAAACACTTCAACACCAAG GACCTCACTATGAAGCTCAGTTTGATCCAGAGTGTCGGGCTCATCGCCAAAGCCATTAGTGAGTGTGTGAAGAAACAAGGCTACATCTTCTCTCGCAAACAGGAGCTCATTAATGTTATGCTG GACTTTATCAAGGCAGAGCCAGCTGATTCACTGAGGACTCCAGTACGCCATCTTGTGATGACTACATGTGCCAACTTGAT GCCTCTGGACCCTGTGCTGAGTGAGAATGAGAGCTTTGACTTgctaaaagtgtgtgtgaacagtgtgttCTCCCTGCCAGCTGAGACGCACACTCCAGAGAAAACTAAGGAAGAGGAGATACTGGACCCCCAGCAGAGAAAG GCATTGTACAGAGACACACTGGCTgcactgctggagctgctgaatAGTGTACTGGCCAGAGATCCCACACCTGACGGCCTGCAGAGTGTCTTCAAG CACATTGAACCTTGGCTGAGCTCCGGACAGGaccacgagagagagagagctgtcaCAGCTACAGCTCACATACTGGCCTATTACCTGGATATCCTGACTGTcaag AACATGGTGTCTTTCCACAACCTTGGAGCTCTGCTGGGTCGACTGTCTCCACGATGTTCTGACCCTCACTTTGCTGTACGCACCGCTGCTATCGACTGTATATACACTCTGCTTTATATACAGTTACGCTATGAAG GTTTCTCCCTTGATTATAAGGAGGAAGCTGTGGATGGTCTTTTGCCCCTAAAAGACCGACTTGAAAACCCTGACCACTCAGTTCTATATAAGACCTGCTCCGATCTCACCAAG gtgatGAGTAAGCGTCTGCCTCAGGAGCAGCTGACGACGctggtgttcatgttgtttGAAGGGCTGGTTGACAGtcagacaaactgctgcagagctTCCTCTGTCATCCTAAATACTCTGCTGAAGAACAGAGGAGGGGGACTACAAGAgctg GTCCCAGAGATGCTGGAGGTCCTACATGTGCGCTTGCAGAGTATCACAGAGGAGCAG GTGAGAGTTGCAGCAGGACAGACGGTACTAATCCTGGCTTCTCAGCACCTACACACTGTTGTCAATACACTAGTTAACCAACCACTTCCATATGACAG cTGGACCTGTGAGATGTGGATGGCCCTGGGAGCAGACGCCATTGTAGCCAGTCAGATCATTGAGATGGTGATGGAGAAGCTTGCCATCATGGCACCGTACGTAGAGAAGAAAGAGTCAATGATCAGGGGAGGGACAATAAAGGTGGCCAACCATCAGCCACTGGCT ATGACGTGTGGACTCAAAGAACTGTTATTAAACGGTCAGAGTCAGGAGCCAGCAGTCACTCTGTTTCCACAGCTTTTCTCGTGTCTTACTGTCAGACTGGGGGCAAGTGTTGGTGTCTCATCACCAAAGGACAACACTAAACATGCTGCTTCTGTTCATGTAGCAGG GGTAGCAGCTGATGCCTTGCGAATCTTGTTAGCACGGGCCCAGTTAGATGAGGTGATCAAAAGACTGGATGAAGATAAGGCCTTGGATGCAATAAAGGaaccaaatacacacattacTGGCGTTACACTACTGGCAAG AGCAATGTCAAAGCATGCTGGTCCCAAACTGCCTGCCATTGTGGAGTGTCTGTGTCCCTCCCTGAACAACATCTACGAGTGCCAGAGAATCACTGTGACTGCTTTCTTCTCTGAG CTGTTAAACCATCACGTGGTGACAGAGTTGATGTTGATAGATGTGTTAATGAACAACATGATGGAGAGGATATCAGATCCCTGTTGCACTGTCCGCATGTTGTCTGTTCGGGGGCTGGGAAATATAGCCGTGGGATCACCTGAAAAg GTGAATAAATATGCCAAGGAGCTCCTGGCAGCCATGAGTTCAGGCATGGAGGAGAAAGATGATCCAG GTAAGCTGATTACGCTTGAAGCCATGTCAGGTCTTTCTAAAGTCCTCCTCTATCTGGACAAAAAGAATGTACACTTACTGGTGGTCTACATCTTCATGAAAATCAAACCATTCTTGGAAAGT GAGAATGATGACATCCGCTGTGCTTCCATCTATCTAATGGGGAACCTGTCCAAGTTTGGCTCAGGGGAGCCAGTGTTCAAAGACCAGATCCACAATGTTCTGGTCAGCCTGCTATTGCACCTGGCAGACCCAAACCCACAGGTGGTCAAG gCGTGTAAGTATGCAATGCGAGTGTGTGCTCCTGTGGTGGGATCAGAGCAGATCTCAACCATGTTTCAGAATCACCTCCATGAGGACAAGAGCTTGCACTATGGAGAGTTTATCAATGACCTCACTAAGTACCTG ATTCAGGACTTTCCCGGCATGCTGAACTTTTATCACATCTCAGTTGTCCAGTTCTTCAAGAGTAACTGGCCTGAGGTCAGAGCAGGAGCTGCCATGTTTATAG gTTTTCTACTGGGGAATCTTCCAGAGGAGCATTTCTCTCACCTCAACATGGGGACCATCACTAAAG GTTTAGTGATGCTGCTCCAAGATCCAGATCCTGCGGTGAGAGTGAAGGCTGCTGAGGCTATGGGACATTTCCCCTGA
- the mroh1 gene encoding maestro heat-like repeat-containing protein family member 1 isoform X1, which yields MDGTDVEQVTLALLDAATDKDSEVQEQVRKSILTLGKQQPDRVLAMCQDYLLKHPKLLVTHRVVILQTIELIVGCSIEKISNPRIKSIITLASDEMTRSKEVIPDWQQAASNILVAVGNKHINDIMEEILSKFQPGLLPHFFVVQTLANLSDSNVYGMVPFLNAILGTMLPMLCMAKQDNMKWVFSSALCHFSDSILEYLANLDKAPDPTVRKDTFSSEIYAAFDILFNNWLQSRESKLRLTVAEAVGSMCHLMANDKLEEQIPKLIPAILSLYKKNNEHYVISKSLCQVLDASVNMGSRVLETQLDSLLLALHQQVSAPVDYSNPPTVKNHNEVLRCFSLLANAFPDRLVMFVLQKLENSNERSRVGSLSVLRHLINSTTSTMESRKLLILASIRQPMADHSNKVKKRVVQVISAMAHHGYLELEGGELLVRFIVQHCALPDTYHRGQSPADPEEVTNEALRMMCDNTLHLLTTTVGRLADVLWPKLLYYLTPSQYSNATTPLCKSLLVLGNKKKNNQEPNFKIDFTQEVNLPSPQTILVRLLVNAAFPFSNRGHGVPSLSLLQILSVSIHPKTEIIWENEIPPLISVLEESTMESLDKKHWKEKLLKLLSKTLATMDDDKWVCQLAAEATRYLSTYNNALEEKSFLYRCIGVTLQQCFNKEVVKKQLQEILLAARHNDAVEREGVAMGVGLCANSHLEGTLAKLDEFGKSDAFKKSPSIFNLLKERNDVEVEKVKSTLILCYGQVALNAPPEKILNRIDQDILRCISKHFNTKVLGIKVETKDLTMKLSLIQSVGLIAKAISECVKKQGYIFSRKQELINVMLDFIKAEPADSLRTPVRHLVMTTCANLMPLDPVLSENESFDLLKVCVNSVFSLPAETHTPEKTKEEEILDPQQRKALYRDTLAALLELLNSVLARDPTPDGLQSVFKHIEPWLSSGQDHERERAVTATAHILAYYLDILTVKNMVSFHNLGALLGRLSPRCSDPHFAVRTAAIDCIYTLLYIQLRYEGFSLDYKEEAVDGLLPLKDRLENPDHSVLYKTCSDLTKVMSKRLPQEQLTTLVFMLFEGLVDSQTNCCRASSVILNTLLKNRGGGLQELVPEMLEVLHVRLQSITEEQVRVAAGQTVLILASQHLHTVVNTLVNQPLPYDSWTCEMWMALGADAIVASQIIEMVMEKLAIMAPYVEKKESMIRGGTIKVANHQPLAMTCGLKELLLNGQSQEPAVTLFPQLFSCLTVRLGASVGVSSPKDNTKHAASVHVAGVAADALRILLARAQLDEVIKRLDEDKALDAIKEPNTHITGVTLLARAMSKHAGPKLPAIVECLCPSLNNIYECQRITVTAFFSELLNHHVVTELMLIDVLMNNMMERISDPCCTVRMLSVRGLGNIAVGSPEKVNKYAKELLAAMSSGMEEKDDPGKLITLEAMSGLSKVLLYLDKKNVHLLVVYIFMKIKPFLESENDDIRCASIYLMGNLSKFGSGEPVFKDQIHNVLVSLLLHLADPNPQVVKACKYAMRVCAPVVGSEQISTMFQNHLHEDKSLHYGEFINDLTKYLIQDFPGMLNFYHISVVQFFKSNWPEVRAGAAMFIGFLLGNLPEEHFSHLNMGTITKGLVMLLQDPDPAVRVKAAEAMGHFP from the exons GGAAC AGGTGACCCTGGCTCTCCTAGATGCGGCCACTGATAAAGACTCAGAGGTCCAGGAGCAGGTCAGAAAGTCTATATTGACCCTGGGAAAACAACAGCCAGACAGAGTATTGGCCATGTGTCAGGACTACCTTCTGAAACACCCAAAG TTGCTGGTGACTCACAGAGTTGTGATTCTTCAGACTATTGAGCTGATTGTGGGCTGCAGTATAGAGAAAATCAGCAACCCCAGGATAAAGAGCATCATTACTTTGGCCTCAGATGAGATGACACGATCAAAG GAAGTCATCCCTGATTGGCAGCAGGCAGCCAGTAACATCTTGGTTGCTGTGGGTAACAAACACATCAATGACATCATGGAGGAGATACTAAGCAAGTTTCAGCCAGGGCTCCTACCTCACTTTTTTGTGGTACAGACACTAGCCAACCTTTCTGACTCCAATG TTTACGGCATGGTGCCCTTCCTGAATGCTATTCTGGGCACTATGTTGCCTATGTTATGCATGGCCAAACAGGATAACATGAAGTGGGTCTTCTCTTCTG ctctgtgtcatTTCAGTGACAGTATCTTGGAGTACCTTGCCAACCTGGACAAGGCTCCAGATCCCACAGTCAGAAAAGACACATTCTCCAGTGAAATCTATGCTGCTTTTGACATTCTCTTCAATAATTGGTTACAAAGCAGGGAGTCTAAG TTGAGGCTAACAGTAGCTGAGGCAGTGGGCTCTATGTGCCATCTGATGGCCAATGATAAACTGGAGGAGCAGATTCCAAAACTCATTCCTGCCATCTTGTCCTTgtacaagaaaaacaatgagCACTATGTCATTAGTAAG AGTCTGTGTCAAGTGCTGGATGCTTCGGTCAACATGGGCAGCAGGGTGCTGGAGACACAGCTGGACAGTCTGCTCTTAGCACTGCATCAACAG GTGTCTGCCCCTGTTGATTACAGCAACCCTCCTACTGTCAAGAACCACAATGAAGTCCTACGCTGCTTCAGTTTACTAG CTAATGCCTTCCCAGACCGGCTGGTTATGTTTGTTCTTCAGAAGTTGGAGAACAGTAATGAGCGAAGCAGAGTGGGCTCCCTGTCTGTCCTTCGTCACCTCATCAACTCCACCA cttccacaatggagaGTAGGAAGCTGCTGATTCTGGCCAGCATCAGACAACCAATGGCTGACCACAGCAACAAG GTGAAGAAGCGTGTGGTCCAGGTGATCAGTGCGATGGCTCATCACGGCTACCTGGAGTTGGAGGGAGGGGAGTTACTGGTTCGATTCATTGTTCAGCACTGTGCCTTACCAGACACGTATCAC CGAGGCCAGAGTCCCGCAGATCCGGAGGAGGTGACAAACGAGGCACTGAGGATGATGTGTGACAACACTCTTCATCTCCTGACCACCACTGTTGGACGACTAGCTGAT gTGCTGTGGCCAAAGCTGCTGTACTATCTGACTCCTTCTCAGTACAGCAATGCCACCACTCCTCTGTGCAAGAGTCTGCTAGTGCTGGGtaacaagaagaaaaataaccagGAGCCCAACTTCAAAATAGACTTTACACAGGAAG TCAATCTGCCCTCTCCTCAAACAATTTTGGTCAGACTGCTG GTGAATGCAGCGTTCCCGTTCAGTAACAGAGGTCATGGAgttccatccctctctctgcttcaaATTCTCAGTGTCAGCATCCACCCCAAAACAGAGATAATCTGGGAGAATGAGATTCCTCCTCTGATCTCAGTTCTAGAGG AGTCAACAATGGAGAGCCTGGATAAGAAGCACTGGAAAGAAAAGTTGCTAAAG CTCTTGTCTAAAACCCTGGCTACTATGGATGATGACAAGTGGGTATGTCAGTTGGCAGCTGAGGCAACAAGGTACCTCTCCACGTATAACAACGCCTTAGAGGAGAAG AGTTTCCTGTATCGATGTATAGGAGTGACTCTCCAACAGTGTTTCAATAAGGAGGTGGTTAAAAAACAGCTTCAGGAAATCCTCCTCGCAGCGCGACACAATGATGCTGTGGAAAGAGAG GGAGTTGCAATGGGCGTAGGTCTGTGTGCCAACAGCCACTTAGAGGGAACTCTGGCCaagctggatgagtttggcAAATCAGACGCCTTCAAGAAGTCACCAAGTATCTTCAACCTTCTCAAA GAGCGTAATGATGTTGAGGTGGAGAAGGTGAAAAGCACATTAATCCTGTGTTATGGTCAAGTGGCTCTGAATGCACCTCCAGAGAAAATTCTGAACCGCATTGATCAAGACATCCTTCGTTGCATCAGTAAACACTTCAACACCAAG GTTCTGGGGATTAAAGTAGAAACAAAG GACCTCACTATGAAGCTCAGTTTGATCCAGAGTGTCGGGCTCATCGCCAAAGCCATTAGTGAGTGTGTGAAGAAACAAGGCTACATCTTCTCTCGCAAACAGGAGCTCATTAATGTTATGCTG GACTTTATCAAGGCAGAGCCAGCTGATTCACTGAGGACTCCAGTACGCCATCTTGTGATGACTACATGTGCCAACTTGAT GCCTCTGGACCCTGTGCTGAGTGAGAATGAGAGCTTTGACTTgctaaaagtgtgtgtgaacagtgtgttCTCCCTGCCAGCTGAGACGCACACTCCAGAGAAAACTAAGGAAGAGGAGATACTGGACCCCCAGCAGAGAAAG GCATTGTACAGAGACACACTGGCTgcactgctggagctgctgaatAGTGTACTGGCCAGAGATCCCACACCTGACGGCCTGCAGAGTGTCTTCAAG CACATTGAACCTTGGCTGAGCTCCGGACAGGaccacgagagagagagagctgtcaCAGCTACAGCTCACATACTGGCCTATTACCTGGATATCCTGACTGTcaag AACATGGTGTCTTTCCACAACCTTGGAGCTCTGCTGGGTCGACTGTCTCCACGATGTTCTGACCCTCACTTTGCTGTACGCACCGCTGCTATCGACTGTATATACACTCTGCTTTATATACAGTTACGCTATGAAG GTTTCTCCCTTGATTATAAGGAGGAAGCTGTGGATGGTCTTTTGCCCCTAAAAGACCGACTTGAAAACCCTGACCACTCAGTTCTATATAAGACCTGCTCCGATCTCACCAAG gtgatGAGTAAGCGTCTGCCTCAGGAGCAGCTGACGACGctggtgttcatgttgtttGAAGGGCTGGTTGACAGtcagacaaactgctgcagagctTCCTCTGTCATCCTAAATACTCTGCTGAAGAACAGAGGAGGGGGACTACAAGAgctg GTCCCAGAGATGCTGGAGGTCCTACATGTGCGCTTGCAGAGTATCACAGAGGAGCAG GTGAGAGTTGCAGCAGGACAGACGGTACTAATCCTGGCTTCTCAGCACCTACACACTGTTGTCAATACACTAGTTAACCAACCACTTCCATATGACAG cTGGACCTGTGAGATGTGGATGGCCCTGGGAGCAGACGCCATTGTAGCCAGTCAGATCATTGAGATGGTGATGGAGAAGCTTGCCATCATGGCACCGTACGTAGAGAAGAAAGAGTCAATGATCAGGGGAGGGACAATAAAGGTGGCCAACCATCAGCCACTGGCT ATGACGTGTGGACTCAAAGAACTGTTATTAAACGGTCAGAGTCAGGAGCCAGCAGTCACTCTGTTTCCACAGCTTTTCTCGTGTCTTACTGTCAGACTGGGGGCAAGTGTTGGTGTCTCATCACCAAAGGACAACACTAAACATGCTGCTTCTGTTCATGTAGCAGG GGTAGCAGCTGATGCCTTGCGAATCTTGTTAGCACGGGCCCAGTTAGATGAGGTGATCAAAAGACTGGATGAAGATAAGGCCTTGGATGCAATAAAGGaaccaaatacacacattacTGGCGTTACACTACTGGCAAG AGCAATGTCAAAGCATGCTGGTCCCAAACTGCCTGCCATTGTGGAGTGTCTGTGTCCCTCCCTGAACAACATCTACGAGTGCCAGAGAATCACTGTGACTGCTTTCTTCTCTGAG CTGTTAAACCATCACGTGGTGACAGAGTTGATGTTGATAGATGTGTTAATGAACAACATGATGGAGAGGATATCAGATCCCTGTTGCACTGTCCGCATGTTGTCTGTTCGGGGGCTGGGAAATATAGCCGTGGGATCACCTGAAAAg GTGAATAAATATGCCAAGGAGCTCCTGGCAGCCATGAGTTCAGGCATGGAGGAGAAAGATGATCCAG GTAAGCTGATTACGCTTGAAGCCATGTCAGGTCTTTCTAAAGTCCTCCTCTATCTGGACAAAAAGAATGTACACTTACTGGTGGTCTACATCTTCATGAAAATCAAACCATTCTTGGAAAGT GAGAATGATGACATCCGCTGTGCTTCCATCTATCTAATGGGGAACCTGTCCAAGTTTGGCTCAGGGGAGCCAGTGTTCAAAGACCAGATCCACAATGTTCTGGTCAGCCTGCTATTGCACCTGGCAGACCCAAACCCACAGGTGGTCAAG gCGTGTAAGTATGCAATGCGAGTGTGTGCTCCTGTGGTGGGATCAGAGCAGATCTCAACCATGTTTCAGAATCACCTCCATGAGGACAAGAGCTTGCACTATGGAGAGTTTATCAATGACCTCACTAAGTACCTG ATTCAGGACTTTCCCGGCATGCTGAACTTTTATCACATCTCAGTTGTCCAGTTCTTCAAGAGTAACTGGCCTGAGGTCAGAGCAGGAGCTGCCATGTTTATAG gTTTTCTACTGGGGAATCTTCCAGAGGAGCATTTCTCTCACCTCAACATGGGGACCATCACTAAAG GTTTAGTGATGCTGCTCCAAGATCCAGATCCTGCGGTGAGAGTGAAGGCTGCTGAGGCTATGGGACATTTCCCCTGA
- the ccka gene encoding cholecystokinin a — translation MNVGICVCVLLAALSSSCLSLPSHTMTQRAEGEALASDSLPPHHARQARSAPAPPSGQLANYIQPQGDADARNSLNQLLARLISRKGSSYQSRSSLTSRASGVVPGHRIKDRDYLGWMDFGRRSAEEYEYSS, via the exons ATGAATGTaggaatctgtgtgtgtgttctcctggCTGCTTTATCCAGCAGTTGCCTGAGTCTGCCCTCACACACCATg ACACAGAGAGCCGAGGGTGAGGCTCTCGCATCCGACAGCCTGCCTCCACACCATGCACGCCAGGCCCGCTCAGCTCCAGCGCCCCCCTCAGGGCAGCTAGCCAACTACATCCAACCCCAGGGTGACGCAGATGCTCGAAACAGCCTGAACCAGCTACTGGCTAGACTCATCTCCAGGAAAg GCTCTTCCTACCAGTCCAGATCCTCCCTCACCAGCAGAGCCAGTGGTGTAGTCCCTGGCCACAGGATAAAGGACAGAGATTACCTCGGCTGGATGGACTTTGGACGACGCAGCGCAGAGGAGTATGAGTACTCCTCCTAA